ggtggctcacacctgcaatcccagcagctcaggaggctgatgcagaaggattgcaagttcaaatccagcctcaggaacttagcaaggccctaagcaactcagtgatactgTCTAAGttaaagggcaggggatgtggctcagtggttaagtgctcctgaattcaatccccagtgccaaaattaataataataataataataatatcatctaACTAAAAACCCAAGATTTTATAAAGAGCCAGGCACTTAAGAAGACAGTGGAGAATTGACTAGTTTTATTCCTGCTGTGTGGAATTTTTATATCacttcaaatacatttttcaagaaaatgcTCAGCATTGCCTGGAGGGATGGTAAGTAGGAAGAGGTAGGAGGCACACTTTTTTTCAGTAGTAATACCATTCCTTCTAAACCCTTCCCAGGACTTCACCATCATAGCCCTGAATTCTGGGTACTCTTCTGAGGTTTGCCTGTCTTTTGAGGGAAAATGGTCAAGTAGATAAATGGTCAGGTCCTCTCCCAAGACCCAGTCAGCTTGCTTTCAGAGAGGGTTGTCCTTCCTGAAAGTATATTTAGGGTCAAGGAAATGATTTCTTCATTACTGTCTTCACTacccttttttccccctgtcaTCCAGCATGTCCTCTGGGCCAGGCCCCATTCCTTGGAGTTAGAGAGATGAAGGTTCAGGCCTTGTCCTCCAGAACTTCACAGAATAGTGCTGTCTCTGCTttcatctctcctctcctctcccaggcTCCTGGAGTCCATGATCCCTATCAAGATGGTCAACTTCCCCCAGGTGAATAGGGGGTAGCATGTCTGGAGAGCCAGGGGAGGCACCCAGGGCAAAGGGTGGGACCATCAAGTCAAGCCTATGAAGGTATAAAGAGAAGAGGCGTTGTATACACCAAAATGAGTGAGTTGCTATTTTGACAGAAAATCGCTGGTGAACTTTACGGACCTCTCATGCTGGTGTTTACACTGGTTGCCATCCTCCTCCATGGGATGAAGACATCTGACACCATTATTGTAAGCTGAACAGAGGACTTTGGGAGAAGGGTGGCTGATGTAGGTTGAAAGCTGCCCAAGGACAGGATGGTGGAGTGAGGCAGAAGCAGGCCCTGGGTGAGGCTGAGATCAGAGGTCTCCCAGGACTAAGTAGAACCTTCACCCTACAGCGGGAAGGCACCCTGATGGGCACAGCCATTGGCACCTGCTTTGGCTACTGGCTGGGCGTCTCGTCCTTCATTTACTTCCTGGCCTACTTGTGCAACGCCCAGATCACCATGCTCCAGATGTTGGCACTGCTGGtaaggagccaggcatggtagtgggcaagggcaattttttaaaaagtagtaaggCTTTGGTCTGCATCGGTCTTGGGAGGCTCTGGACCTGGAATGAGAGGAGCAGGCCAGTGGAGCATTTATTCCCAGGGCCCCCCTGAGGAGTCAGAGGCCAGCCCAGACTGAATGATTTTCCTCTTCACCACCCTTCTTTCCAGGGCTATGGTCTCTTTGGGCACTGCATTGTCCTGTTCATCACTTATAACATCCACCTCCATGCCCTCTTCTACCTCTTCTGGCTGCTGGTGGGTGGGCTGTCCACCCTGCGCATGGTAAGCTGAGCAAGAGGTTTCCATGGGTGAGTTGTCCTCCCAGGGAGTTGGGGGAGACAGCCTGAGCTGTGCACTCCACAGAGGGCTCTAAGTGGAAAGGAAGGACCCATAACCATCCTGCCCTGGGTGCAGGTGTATTCCCCCATCCCTCACTTTGAAACCACACCCTCTGAACTGTATTCCTGTGGCCCTAGGTGGCAGTGTTGGTATCACGGACTGTAGGCCCCACCCAGCGGCTACTCCTCTGTGGCACCCTGGCTGCCCTGCATATGCTATTCCTGCTTTATCTGCATTTTGCCTACCACAAGGTGGTAGAGGGTAAGTGGAAGGAGGGCCTACACGAGGGGGAGGGGCAGAA
This portion of the Marmota flaviventris isolate mMarFla1 chromosome 6, mMarFla1.hap1, whole genome shotgun sequence genome encodes:
- the Yipf3 gene encoding protein YIPF3 isoform X2; this translates as MGRLRRKHPGSSFEDMGELHQRLREEEVDADAAAVEEEDGEFLGMKGFKGQLSRQVADQMWQAGKRQASRAFSLYANIDILRPYFDVEPAQVRSRLLESMIPIKMVNFPQKIAGELYGPLMLVFTLVAILLHGMKTSDTIIREGTLMGTAIGTCFGYWLGVSSFIYFLAYLCNAQITMLQMLALLGYGLFGHCIVLFITYNIHLHALFYLFWLLVGGLSTLRMVAVLVSRTVGPTQRLLLCGTLAALHMLFLLYLHFAYHKVVEGILDTLEGPNIPPMQRVPRDVPAGIPAARLPNTVLNATAKALAVTLQSH